A section of the Delphinus delphis chromosome 1, mDelDel1.2, whole genome shotgun sequence genome encodes:
- the HES5 gene encoding transcription factor HES-5 isoform X1 has protein sequence MAPSTVAVELLSPKEKNRLRKPVVEKMRRDRINSSIEQLKLLLEQEFARHQPNSKLEKADILEMAVSYLKHSKGEPPGALEPRPARPPPRPAPRRPAPRAPRPRSPPPRLPAAFAAAAAGPKSLHQDYSEGYSWCLQEAVQFLTLHAASDTQMKLLYHFQRPPAAPAAPAKEPKAPGSAPAPAPAKAAAAAASARQPACGLWRPW, from the exons ATGGCCCCCAGCACCGTGGCCGTGGAGCTGCTCAGCCCCAAAGAGAAAAACCGA CTGCGGAAGCCGGTGGTGGAGAAGATGCGCCGCGACCGCATCAACAGCAGCATCGAGCAGCTGAAGCTGCTGCTAGAGCAGGAGTTCGCGCGCCACCAGCCCAACTCCAAGCTGGAGAAGGCCGACATCCTGGAGATGGCCGTCAGCTACCTGAAACACAGCAAAGGTGAGCCGCCCGGCGCCCTGGAGCCCCGGCCCGCgcgacccccgccccgccccgctcccCGCCGCCCCGCGCCCCGGGCTCCCCGGCCCCGCTCACCGCCGCCCCGACTCCCCGCAGccttcgccgccgccgccgccggccccAAGAGCCTGCACCAGGACTACAGCGAGGGCTACTCGTGGTGCCTGCAGGAGGCCGTGCAGTTCCTGACGCTGCACGCGGCCAGCGACACGCAGATGAAGCTGCTCTACCACTTCCAGCGCCCGCCGGCCGCGCCGGCCGCGCCCGCCAAGGAGCCCAAGGCGCCTGGCTCCGCGCCCGCGCCCGCCCCGGCCaaggccgccgccgccgccgcttctGCGCGCCAGCCCGCCTGCGGCCTCTGGCGGCCGTGGTGA
- the HES5 gene encoding transcription factor HES-5 isoform X3 — translation MAPSTVAVELLSPKEKNRLRKPVVEKMRRDRINSSIEQLKLLLEQEFARHQPNSKLEKADILEMAVSYLKHSKAFAAAAAGPKSLHQDYSEGYSWCLQEAVQFLTLHAASDTQMKLLYHFQRPPAAPAAPAKEPKAPGSAPAPAPAKAAAAAASARQPACGLWRPW, via the exons ATGGCCCCCAGCACCGTGGCCGTGGAGCTGCTCAGCCCCAAAGAGAAAAACCGA CTGCGGAAGCCGGTGGTGGAGAAGATGCGCCGCGACCGCATCAACAGCAGCATCGAGCAGCTGAAGCTGCTGCTAGAGCAGGAGTTCGCGCGCCACCAGCCCAACTCCAAGCTGGAGAAGGCCGACATCCTGGAGATGGCCGTCAGCTACCTGAAACACAGCAAAG ccttcgccgccgccgccgccggccccAAGAGCCTGCACCAGGACTACAGCGAGGGCTACTCGTGGTGCCTGCAGGAGGCCGTGCAGTTCCTGACGCTGCACGCGGCCAGCGACACGCAGATGAAGCTGCTCTACCACTTCCAGCGCCCGCCGGCCGCGCCGGCCGCGCCCGCCAAGGAGCCCAAGGCGCCTGGCTCCGCGCCCGCGCCCGCCCCGGCCaaggccgccgccgccgccgcttctGCGCGCCAGCCCGCCTGCGGCCTCTGGCGGCCGTGGTGA
- the HES5 gene encoding transcription factor HES-5 isoform X2, with protein MAPSTVAVELLSPKEKNRVSARPRPLRPPRWRGPADAPSSRPQLRKPVVEKMRRDRINSSIEQLKLLLEQEFARHQPNSKLEKADILEMAVSYLKHSKAFAAAAAGPKSLHQDYSEGYSWCLQEAVQFLTLHAASDTQMKLLYHFQRPPAAPAAPAKEPKAPGSAPAPAPAKAAAAAASARQPACGLWRPW; from the exons ATGGCCCCCAGCACCGTGGCCGTGGAGCTGCTCAGCCCCAAAGAGAAAAACCGAGTAAGTGCGCGGCCGCGGCCCCTGCGGCCCCCGCGCTGGCGCGGCCCCGCTGACGCCCCCTCCTCCCGCCCGCAGCTGCGGAAGCCGGTGGTGGAGAAGATGCGCCGCGACCGCATCAACAGCAGCATCGAGCAGCTGAAGCTGCTGCTAGAGCAGGAGTTCGCGCGCCACCAGCCCAACTCCAAGCTGGAGAAGGCCGACATCCTGGAGATGGCCGTCAGCTACCTGAAACACAGCAAAG ccttcgccgccgccgccgccggccccAAGAGCCTGCACCAGGACTACAGCGAGGGCTACTCGTGGTGCCTGCAGGAGGCCGTGCAGTTCCTGACGCTGCACGCGGCCAGCGACACGCAGATGAAGCTGCTCTACCACTTCCAGCGCCCGCCGGCCGCGCCGGCCGCGCCCGCCAAGGAGCCCAAGGCGCCTGGCTCCGCGCCCGCGCCCGCCCCGGCCaaggccgccgccgccgccgcttctGCGCGCCAGCCCGCCTGCGGCCTCTGGCGGCCGTGGTGA